CCGGCACTGCGCTGGCGGACTTCGACGAACACCAGCGTGCCGCCGCCAGGGCCACGCGGATCGCGCATGATCAGGTCGATCTCTCCGCCGCCGCGGCCGGGCGTTCGATAATTGCGCGCGACCAGCACGAGGCCGGCGTCCTGCAGATGCGCGAGCGCGGCGTCTTCCGCCGCATCGCCGCGATGCTTCGTCGTTCTGGTCTTCATGGCTCCCTGCCGTCTTCTCTTTTTTGTCGTTCGCTCTCTCGGAGAAACCTCTTGGCTTCACTCGCCCCTGCTTCTTTCGGCGCCGCCCTTGCGGCCGCGCACGACGCCGCGGGTGCGCAGCATTATCCGCAGGCCACGCTCTACGTGGTCGCCACGCCGATCGGCAACCTGGCCGACATCACGCTGCGCGCGCTGCATGTGC
This region of Variovorax sp. RKNM96 genomic DNA includes:
- a CDS encoding YraN family protein, whose amino-acid sequence is MKTRTTKHRGDAAEDAALAHLQDAGLVLVARNYRTPGRGGGEIDLIMRDPRGPGGGTLVFVEVRQRSAGTHGGAGGSITGLKQRRIVFAAQHYLSRLRSVPPCRFDVVLVEEKITWLQAAFDAA